taagtttttttaattaataaatatattgttttcaatttttattttaattcatcttttaattaataattcttttattcataaaatcaaataataaatatgtaattatataataaaatatatattttacataatgattttaaaaatatttgaaattaataactcctttatatataatataaacatcaactaatttttgatatatttttctttatatataatatttatatatcaaatatttatttctcCACATAAATTTTGGGTATGGTGATTTCAATGAAATGattatttgaatataattattattttatatgtaaaatatttcaaatatcattgtttttcatctacattgtgagtatgatatttcaaatatttttatatgtgaaatatttcaattaattatttgaaatatcattatgtttatatgtgaaatattttaaatacacatacaaaaatatttactaCACTCATGGtatggattgaaaaataaatattacacataaaaattatatttactaaaataatcatatttgtaataattattttattttatgaataaaatatttattaattaaaagatgaattaaaataaaaatctgaaaacaatatatttattaattaaaataaaaacaacttgaaacaatatgaaataaaaattaaaaatgtgtttaGAAAAGAGGAATTGAGTTTGGGTCTCAAGgatgaaatcattattatttaaccatttaactaAGAAAGCTAATAGgttaaaaacattcattaaaagaagaagaagaagaagaagaagaagaaacttaaaacaacatgaaataaaaaatacaaatatgagTCGGAGAGGAATCGAACTTGGGACTCAAGGACAAAACAACCAACATTTAATCATCCaaccaaaaaaattgattatattaaaGTCAAATTTTATAACTTGGGAAAGTGCACCTAGCTGAACATGCTTTTATACACTTTCTCCAAAAACGacctattttcttaaataaaattaaaaacggCCTAAAcgcctaattaaaaaaaattgacatattCTTCAAATTTAGCCAACTATAAgactattaattaatttaatttcttttagaatAATCATGAGACTGTTGGATCACCCAATAAGCACGACTGCTAGACAATTTGAAGGAATTTCAACTTTCAACTCTCAATTAATTGAATCAATCcaaaataaatgacaataactattttaaaaaaattcaaaactatttgtaaattttagtttaatgtataattctatatatgaatttaaattttatataattttatacatgaaattttaatttgattcaattctcataaattattaatacaattattgatataatatcattttatgtttatatattgcatatactaataattatatttatccaatatagaataatttgatgtatttatttctttaaatatatataattaaattaaaatgaaagtgttatgtatatatttgaaccacaatcaaaatttatatattaaatttaatatcaaattaaaattcatgtataattttaaaatttgtataaaaaagaaaatttattgtattatgaaagtttcaaatattctttttctatgttttgACTTATGAAAATTCATAGTGTTTTCCCAAAATTTAACTTGGTAAAATAAGGAACACAAACATCAAAaggaaagtaaaattttaaaaagagttgttggggatcgacccgattaagcaacaaacaagtaaaataatagaagaaattgagaaattaaacacacaaatttaacatgaaaaatccctctaaagaaaataaaaaattacagacaaatataattttactatgatgacaaaaaaaaaagagtacaaaagatggagataaaaactaaaccccgaaacctgaaaacaaagaacctcaaaacgtaaacacaaaattttccaaaagtgttatgagttctaatattttaataggtgtgttttctaaggttgtaaaagcctatttataaactaatttcgtaggtcaaataaatTGTGCTAAtcaatgctaaatatattatactaataaatactaaatcttctagaaaaaataatttttatttaacttgacTTACAAGcaatctattattttatttaataggaATTTGGGTTACACAACTCTAACATGAGTCAACTTTGGAGATAATATTATTGAGAGGGATAATCATGAACCTTAGGTATGAAGCgtaaaatgaacataaaaaatatccaaaacatcttaaaataggttttaatttaatcttatcatatttattttccattgcCTTTGACAAACATGATTCACTTTTACAgaaattctcaaaaaaaaaaaaaatcttccaTAAACAATTAGAATGAATAAATGAGAAATAGAATCATAAAGCACAATAGATTaaaacatacattcaaaatctCAATACTTCTACCTTACCAACATAGCCTCAAGGTGATTGGTATATGTTGGTCGTTGATCAACCTAAAACTTTGAAAGATGAGATTTTCTCTGACATTTCTTATCCCTTACCGGCCACCTCCATTCTATTGGAGGATCTTCTCTCTCCcttgattaatattttatcctattttgttcttgttagtttttataaataaacaagattGAATAGAGTAGATACTAATTTTTGTCTGTGTCAGCAATTATTATACGTATACGAGTATGTATAGAATGAGGGGCTGTCATGATAATATTTTTGTCGATAAAATGTTGAGGCAGTGATAATACATTGACGGAAACATGAAATAGTATAATAGGAAGATAAAGAaaatggttttgtttttgttttatttagaaGGCAAGTTGGAGAAATATCcaacaaataataacaataaagaaaGTCCATCCAATCATGTGCTCTAGGTATGCCTCCATTTTCATCAACCCCACCTTAAATCCATCATCATATGTACCACCAAACCAACATATCGGCTataatttttctctttctttctatttcgcTCATTGAGTTTGTTATCAGAGGGTTGTTGGTCTGAGGATTGGGTGAAAGCTTTGTCAGGAAGGAAATGGGCAGGAAGTGCTCACATTGTGGAAACATAGGTCATAATTCAAGGACCTGCACCACTTTCAGATCTTCTGCTGCAGGAATGGGATCAGGTCTTAGGCTTTTCGGTTTTCAACTACAACTGGATGTATCTTCACCTTCTGTAGTTTCCAATCTTATGATGAAGAAGAGTTTCAGCATGGATTGCTTGTCttcctctccctctccctctccctctccctctccctcttcTTTGTCATCTTCTAGAGTTTCCATCGATGAAAATTCTGATAAAACTTCCATGGGTTATCTATCTGATGGTCTCATGGGCCGATCTCCTGACAGAAAAAAAGGTACCTTCCATATCAATTGTTTACATGTGATGAAAAGAAAGCATATATACGCTTCTTATATTCTGTTTGATAAGATTCTGTCCTACTAGTGAGGTGATATggtttgtgtatatatatatatatatatatgtaaaatttcaggAGTTCCATGGACAGAAGAGGAACACAGAATCTTTCTAATAGGGCTGGAGAAGCTAGGGAAAGGAGACTGGAGAGGCATCTCTAGAAACTTTGTGACAACAAGGACTCCAACCCAAGTTGCAAGCCATGCTCAAAAGTATTTTCTTCGACAGGCAACTCTCAACAAGAAGAACCGACGTTCCAGCCTGTTTGACATGGTACCTTCTTTCTTCAATTCCATGGTATTAAATGAAACCATCTGTTTGAGATTAATTTCTTGTTCCAAAACCATGGCAGGTTAGAAGCAATAGCATGGGTGGACCACCTAGTCTTACTAAAATCCCTCAACTCGATTTGCATCATCGTCATCCCATGCCTGTTGATTGCAGTGATTCGCAGACAAATGTGGCGCCTGATTTGGAGCTTACACTTGCCGCCCCAAGGCCGGCTTTAGAAGAAAACAAGTCATCCCCAACAACAACAACTCTCCTTATTAGACCCATTAGTGTTACTTGACAACTTTTCAGTTCATGCTGATAAAGATGAACACAGTACTATAGTAATCAgtagtaattatttaattaattaatccttGTTAATCATAATTAGTAGTATTCCTTTCATTCATCATCCATGATTGAAGAGAATGCGAATTAGCTTATATTATATACTCAGTTAATTATAAAGTCACAAATGGCAGCAAGTGGTGAGTTTTAGACATTATTGTATTACTGATATGATAACAAATTAGCGCATCTTTTACTCCATCATCTCCTTCAATGAAAAGCCAGAAATTTTGTATCATTTTCCGCATAGCCCAATTAACTAACCACCTTTTTatgctttcttttttgttcattCTAAAAGGTGATGATTTGCAGTTTGTGACAACTTTCTTctcactttcatttttttagtgcTAGCTGTATCAACAGCGACAGTTGTGGAAATGAACCAAAGTGAAATGATCATTGAAGATAAAGGCCCTTTACCTCCCTCTCTTTTAGTTAACATTATATTAATGTGTAAGTTCGCGTAGCTAAGGGGAATAaggataaaaacaaaaacaaaaggcaaGGGAATCTCACCATTTGCTATTTTAATGGTGATGCTATGACCCCTTTTAAGGTTGAGTTTATCATTGTTTCTAATAAACATTTTTGGGTCAATTTTTGGGATTTGGGAAGCacttttttctcaaaataaaaatattgtttaacAATGTTTTTATCTCAAAAATGTCTTTGTCTAAAAAGTGCTTCTTAAAAGTAATGTTAAACTTGTCCTAAGTGCTTAGCTAATAAATAATCTTTACCACTAATCACGCTTTTCAACTTAGAGTTTAATGTCTTACAAAAATGATGTTGAATATATTACATTCCCAAGAGATGTTATTTAATATGATCCGACTTTGGTTGCCTACATTCATGTATGAGAGAAAAGTTCACTATAAACTGTAGAAtgtcttgtatttttttattaaatcagaGTTAAAGTAAAGACGACGTTGTGATAAGGAATCAAGCGGCGTAGCAACAACACGACAATGTTCAAAACAGAAGTAAAGCAGAGGTAACATGACGAGGAGCCTGGGATGTCAGGGCGATGCAACAAATTCCAAACTTAAACTAGTTATATCAAACTCTTAGCAATGTTACTTTTCTCAATTAAACTCTCTTAGCATCTGAAATATTATAGTCATATTAGAATTCTAATATTAGCCTATTTAAAAGGCCTCAATAACCTTATAAAAAGTGGAGAGAATAACACAAGATTAGAGAGAAAAATCAAGAGAGAGAGCCCACTTTATAACTTGATGACCAAGAAATCCTTATTCCCCAAATATCTTAACATGAACTTAATCAACAAGCAATCCTAAACCAGTAGGATTACACCAGAATCAAACTAATTACTAATTTAGTGGCCAGCCCTCTGCTAGCTTCTTCATTTCCATTACATGTAATGTAATATTTGTGGGGGGTTTTAATCATTACAGCTGGTCCATATCCTTCCTCTTCAATATCTCTACAAATTTATGAACACATGTTGATGAAGAGACTGCACTTTTTCATGAAAGGTATATTCATGGCACATGATAAATGACGTTGGTGAATGAATACATAAGAAAAGACAAGGTATTTCTTGTCCCTTACCATGAAATCGGGACCATGGTATTGGCTTTCTCCCTAAATTCGAAAATTCAGCCTGTTATTGGGTCCTTCTCTCCaagacagaaaaaaaaaaccaaactttCATCGCATTAAAAGCAAAggaattaaaaacttaaaagatCCTCATATATGTCACTATGTGTGTGGCCTCTGCTAATTAACAAATCCTGAAAACGAAATTTTATAAGACCCTTTTTATAGTGCtagttaatgaaatttttacagTTCCAGTAATCAAGTAAAAGAgactttaacattcttaaaagataaaatgttttttttttttaaagttgaatgaaATGTAAGATTTTGAAGAGCTTTGACAtcattaaaacatttgttttgattGAAGGTGGGACCAAAACCATGGGTTGTCTTATAAGGATATTAT
This genomic stretch from Gossypium raimondii isolate GPD5lz chromosome 6, ASM2569854v1, whole genome shotgun sequence harbors:
- the LOC105774410 gene encoding transcription factor MYBS3, whose amino-acid sequence is MGRKCSHCGNIGHNSRTCTTFRSSAAGMGSGLRLFGFQLQLDVSSPSVVSNLMMKKSFSMDCLSSSPSPSPSPSPSSLSSSRVSIDENSDKTSMGYLSDGLMGRSPDRKKGVPWTEEEHRIFLIGLEKLGKGDWRGISRNFVTTRTPTQVASHAQKYFLRQATLNKKNRRSSLFDMVRSNSMGGPPSLTKIPQLDLHHRHPMPVDCSDSQTNVAPDLELTLAAPRPALEENKSSPTTTTLLIRPISVT